The Periplaneta americana isolate PAMFEO1 chromosome 10, P.americana_PAMFEO1_priV1, whole genome shotgun sequence genome includes a window with the following:
- the LOC138707607 gene encoding uncharacterized protein: protein MGRACCCLVYLSLALSCAALPRASEYKLAGGVGGGGGSTMGAEFVPATVAGRTWDGGLGAEPSCEELRAMWRFSKRQSRATEITNEIPTYRDPFAYNVWEPYARSRSVGGGLMRGGGRSRGSGRHVYGRIVHTAPRARSRDNPQERYRAYEEVAARLIGSGPQGTIAGIPRRKVTSFRLSGGANLPVEQMPHFTPPSGNSFQQVKDLIRTERARELQEQRMAEEAAARAAALRGITSDSYYGQMVHAPPTHPGASFESLRYGEPAHFDKSLPLSQRKGSLLAFPDLLAPTATKYADQDVHLYKQRSYPDSIPSTMDVENGFFHH, encoded by the coding sequence ATGGGTCGAGCCTGCTGCTGCCTCGTCTACCTGTCCCTGGCCCTGAGCTGCGCCGCCCTGCCACGCGCCTCCGAGTACAAGCTGGCAGGCGGGGTCGGGGGCGGCGGGGGCAGCACCATGGGGGCCGAGTTCGTGCCCGCCACGGTCGCCGGGCGCACCTGGGACGGCGGCCTGGGCGCCGAGCCGAGCTGCGAGGAGCTGCGGGCCATGTGGCGCTTCTCCAAGCGGCAGTCGCGCGCCACGGAGATCACCAACGAGATCCCCACGTACAGGGACCCGTTCGCTTACAACGTGTGGGAGCCCTACGCCAGGTCCCGCAGCGTGGGGGGCGGACTCATGCGCGGCGGGGGGCGGTCGCGGGGTTCGGGGCGCCACGTCTACGGCCGGATCGTGCACACCGCCCCCAGGGCGAGGTCACGGGATAACCCCCAGGAGCGCTACCGCGCCTACGAGGAAGTCGCCGCCCGCCTCATCGGATCCGGCCCGCAGGGAACGATCGCCGGCATACCCCGCCGCAAGGTCACGTCCTTCAGACTCTCGGGAGGGGCCAACCTGCCGGTGGAGCAGATGCCGCACTTCACCCCTCCGTCGGGAAACAGCTTCCAGCAGGTGAAGGACCTGATCCGCACGGAGAGGGCCCGCGAGCTGCAGGAGCAGCGCATGGCCGAGGAGGCCGCGGCGAGGGCGGCCGCGCTCCGAGGCATCACGTCCGACTCCTACTACGGACAGATGGTGCACGCACCTCCGACACATCCGGGTGCCAGCTTCGAGTCTCTCCGGTACGGAGAGCCCGCTCACTTCGACAAGAGCCTGCCTTTATCCCAGAGGAAAGGAAGTTTGCTGGCGTTCCCAGACCTGCTGGCGCCCACTGCGACCAAGTACGCAGACCAAGACGTGCATCTGTACAAACAGAGATCCTACCCAGACTCGATTCCC